The genomic interval CGACCAGTCCTGCCGCGCACATCAGGGCCGCGCCGATGGAGAACGCGAGGGCGGTGTCGCCGGGGACGCCGGACTCGGTGAGGTCGGCGAAGATCAGGGGGCCGCTGATCCCGCCGGCCGCGGTGCCGATCGCGTAGAAGAAGGCGATGGCCATCGCGCGGGTCTCCATGGGGAAGACCTCGGAGACCGTGAGATACGCGCTGCTCGCACCGGCCGACGCGAAGAACAGCACCACGCACCAGCACGCGGTCAGGGTGTTGGCCGTCAGCGAGCCCCGGTCGAACAGCCAGGCCGTGATGAAGAGCAGGATGCCCGGCAAGATGTACGTGGTGGCGATCATGACGCGCCGTCCGATGGTGTCGAACAGCTTGCCCAGCACGAGCGGGCCGACGAAGTTGCCCGCCGCGATCACCGCGAAGTAGTAGCCGGTGTGCCCGCTCTGCACGTCGTAGAACGTCGTGAGGATCGCACCGAACCCGAAGGTGATCGCGTTGTAGAGGAACGCCTGCCCGATGAAGAGGGAGAGGCCGAGCACCGCGCGCTTCGGGTAGCTGTGGAAGACGGTCTTGGCGATGAGCCCGAAGCCGATGCTCTTGCGCTGGTGGATCGTGATCTCTCCGGCCGGCGGCGGCAGCTTCTCGTGCTTCTCCTCCTCGATCTCCCGCTCGACGGAGTCGACCAGTTCGTCGGCCTGGTCGCCGTGCCCGTGGATGAACTGCCACCGCGGACTCTCCGGGACGTGCCGGCGTACGAGGAGGATCACCAGGCCCAGGACGACGCCGAGCGCGAAGGTGAGGCGCCAGCCGAGGTCCTTGGGGAAGATGTCCGTGTTCAGCATGACGATCGACAGCAGCGCGCCGCCGACCGCGCCCAGCCAGTAGCTGCCGTTGATGATGAGGTCGACCCGGCCCCGGTACTTCGAGGGGATGAGCTCGTCGATGGCCGAGTTGATCGCCGCGTACTCGCCGCCGATGCCGAAGCCGGTGAGGAAGCGGAAGAGGAAGAACCACCAGGCGCTGAACGACAGACCGGTCATGGCGGTGGCTGCGAGGTAGACCGCGAGCGTCACCATGAACAGCTTCTTGCGGCCGTAGCGGTCGGTGAGCCAGCCGAAGAACAGCGCCCCCGTACAGGCACCCGCCACATAGAGAGCCGCGGCGAGCCCGGTGACCTGGGCGGACGTGATATCCAGTCCGGACCCGTCCTCCGAGAGGCGGCTCGCGATGTTGCCGACCGTCGTGACTTCGAGGCCGTCGAGGATCCACACCGTGCCGAGGCCGATGACGATCATCCAGTGCCAGCGCGACCACGGCAGCCGGTCGAGTCTGGCCGGTACGGCGGTGGTGACGGTGCCGAGTCCGGAGTCGCCGGGCGCCGCCGCCTCGTCGCGCCGGTCGGGCCCCCGGTCCCCTCCCCCGGGTGGGCGATGTCCCCTGTCTCCGGGTCCCTCCGATGCGGCGGGGGTCGTCACGGCAGCTACCTCCTCGTCCGGGCGGGTGCGTCCTGCGGAGCCGCAGGGCATCCAATATCCGCCAGTTGCCCCGGCGCCGCCGCCGCACACGCGGCGACTGAGCCACATGGGCCCCGCGCATGGCCCCCTGACGGCGTGTCGCGCGACGGCGCTCCCGTTCGTGGCAGGCACGGGAATAGTGCGGGGCGAGCGCTGTTGTCCCCGGCATGACTTCTGACAAGCGTGAGACGTTCGGCCGGATCGGCATCTGGAGCGGCGCCCTGCACGCGTCGCGGGTGGACGCCGACGGCAGGAAGGCGATCGCGGAGGCGGCCGCCGAGATCGAGGAGCTGGGGTACGGGACGCTGTGGCTCGGCGGCAGCCCCTCGCCCGACGACGCCGCCGCACTCGTCGACGCCACCCGGACCATCACCGTCGCGACCGGCATCCTGAGCATCTGGGACCACACCGCCGAGGAGGTGGCGGCCCGGATCTCCGCGATCGACGCGAGCGCCCGGGGTCGCTTCGTCCTCGGCCTGGGTGTCAGCCACGACGCGCTGGCCCCGCAGTACGCGAAGCCGTACAGCGCGATGGTGGAGTACCTCGACGCGCTGGACGCCGCCGACCCGTCCGTGGGCGCCGGGCACCGGCTGCTGGCGGCGCTCGGTCCCAAGATGCTGAAGCTGGCGTCCGACCGGTCGCTGGGCGCGCACCCCTACCTGGTCAGCGCCGCGCACACGGCGGAGGCGCGGCAGGCGCTCGGCCCGGAAGCGCTGCTGGCGCCCGAGCTGTCCGTGGTGCTCGATACCGATCTCGACCGGGCCCGCGACACGGCGCGCGGGATGCTGGCGATGTACCTCAAGCTGCCGAACTACACCGGGAACCTGCTGCGCCTCGGCTTCACGGAGGGCGACTTCGACGGCGGGGGCAGCGCCCGTCTGCTGGACGCCCTCTTCGCGCTGGGCGACGTCGAGCGGGTGAAGGAGCGGACGCGTGCGTACGTGGACGCGGGCGCGGACCATGTGGCGCTCCAGGTGGTCACGGCGGACGAGGGCAGGACGGGGCTGCCGCTGGCCGAGTACCGCGAGCTGGCCGACGCGTTCGGCGACGAGCTGTAACGGAGGGCGTCGGAGCCCCGGTCCGCGACCCCGCGGGCCGGGGCTCTTGCATGCGCGGAGCCGTACTCGTACATTATGAACATGTTCGGTGAACACGTTCACTCAACCCGTGCGGAGCAGAAGCGGCGGACCGCAGCCCGCATCGTCCGGGCCGCCGCCCGGCTCTTCCACGAGCGGGGGTTCCAGAGCACGACGGTGCGTCAGATCGCGTCGGAGGCCGAGGTTTCGGTGGGCGCGGTCATGGCGGTCGGAGACAAGGAGTCGCTGCTGAGCCTGGTGTACGACCAGGCCATCGCCGACCGGATCCCGGCCCCGCCCGAGCCGGTGGAAGCGGGGGCCGCACCGCCCGCCGTCGACTATCTGACGCACTACTTCGACCCGTTCCTGGCCCTGTTCGCCGAGAACGACGACCTGGCCAGGGCGTACTTCCGCACCCTGGCCCGGGGCAGGCCGGAGAACGCCGCCCTGGGCACACTCCGCACGCTCTCCGAGGGCAACCTGACCGCCGCGATGGTGAACGACGGGATGGACGAGGCGCGCGCCCGGCTCGGGGCGCAGGTGATGTTCGCCGGCTATCTGGGCGAACTGATGCTGCTCGCCGCCGGAACGACCGAACCCCGGCAGACCGCGGCGAGGCTCGGAACGATCGCCGCCTTCGTCACCGCGCAGGAAGGGAACTGACCCGTGTCGCTACTCGAACTCCCCTCCCCCGTATGGCCGGTGGTGGTGCTGCTCGCCATCCAGGCCGGTGACGCGGCGATGATGCTGCGCCCGCCGAAGTTCATCGTGGACTGCCTGGAGGGCGTGCTGCTTCCGCGCGAGTGGTGGTGGGTGCTGACCACCGCCAAGACCGCCTCGGTCGTGGGGCTCGTCGTCGGCTTCCGGGTGCCCGGTGTGGCCATGACGACGACCGCGGCGATCGTGGTCTACTTCCTCGCTGCCGCCGCGGCACACATCCGCGCCCGGGCGCTGAACACGACGTTCTGGGTGAACTGCCTCGGCATGCTGGTGGTTTCGTCGGCGGTGCTCGTGGGGTGCTTCGTACGGGTGTGAGCCGGCCCGCCTTCGGTCAGCTGGTGTAGTCGGCGTTGACGCGGATGTAGTCGGCCGACAAGTCGCAGCCGTACACGGTCGCTTCGCCCGTCCCGATGCCGAGGGTGACGGCGATGTCCACCTCGTCCCCGCGCATGAGGTCCACGAGTTGACCGAGGGTGTCCACCTCGGGCTCCTCGGGATACACCTCGGTGTCACCGAACTTCACGGTGACGCGGGCCGGGTCGATATCGGTCTCGTCGGTGCACTTGCCGATGGCCATGAGCACCCGCCCCCAGTTGGGGTCCGCGCCG from Streptomyces drozdowiczii carries:
- a CDS encoding DoxX family protein, translating into MSLLELPSPVWPVVVLLAIQAGDAAMMLRPPKFIVDCLEGVLLPREWWWVLTTAKTASVVGLVVGFRVPGVAMTTTAAIVVYFLAAAAAHIRARALNTTFWVNCLGMLVVSSAVLVGCFVRV
- a CDS encoding TetR/AcrR family transcriptional regulator, which encodes MFGEHVHSTRAEQKRRTAARIVRAAARLFHERGFQSTTVRQIASEAEVSVGAVMAVGDKESLLSLVYDQAIADRIPAPPEPVEAGAAPPAVDYLTHYFDPFLALFAENDDLARAYFRTLARGRPENAALGTLRTLSEGNLTAAMVNDGMDEARARLGAQVMFAGYLGELMLLAAGTTEPRQTAARLGTIAAFVTAQEGN
- a CDS encoding TIGR03620 family F420-dependent LLM class oxidoreductase — its product is MTSDKRETFGRIGIWSGALHASRVDADGRKAIAEAAAEIEELGYGTLWLGGSPSPDDAAALVDATRTITVATGILSIWDHTAEEVAARISAIDASARGRFVLGLGVSHDALAPQYAKPYSAMVEYLDALDAADPSVGAGHRLLAALGPKMLKLASDRSLGAHPYLVSAAHTAEARQALGPEALLAPELSVVLDTDLDRARDTARGMLAMYLKLPNYTGNLLRLGFTEGDFDGGGSARLLDALFALGDVERVKERTRAYVDAGADHVALQVVTADEGRTGLPLAEYRELADAFGDEL
- a CDS encoding MFS transporter, which gives rise to MTTPAASEGPGDRGHRPPGGGDRGPDRRDEAAAPGDSGLGTVTTAVPARLDRLPWSRWHWMIVIGLGTVWILDGLEVTTVGNIASRLSEDGSGLDITSAQVTGLAAALYVAGACTGALFFGWLTDRYGRKKLFMVTLAVYLAATAMTGLSFSAWWFFLFRFLTGFGIGGEYAAINSAIDELIPSKYRGRVDLIINGSYWLGAVGGALLSIVMLNTDIFPKDLGWRLTFALGVVLGLVILLVRRHVPESPRWQFIHGHGDQADELVDSVEREIEEEKHEKLPPPAGEITIHQRKSIGFGLIAKTVFHSYPKRAVLGLSLFIGQAFLYNAITFGFGAILTTFYDVQSGHTGYYFAVIAAGNFVGPLVLGKLFDTIGRRVMIATTYILPGILLFITAWLFDRGSLTANTLTACWCVVLFFASAGASSAYLTVSEVFPMETRAMAIAFFYAIGTAAGGISGPLIFADLTESGVPGDTALAFSIGAALMCAAGLVAAFLAVDAEQRSLEDIAKPLSQTS